The genomic window AAATTCTTAGAAACCACCAGCCGATCGCCTGAGACAGTTGTGCATTACGAGTTCATGCAAGACTTCCGGGTTCACTTCAAACATGAGGATGGATCATCAGAAACAGTGCCTTTCTTTGGCTTGAAGACAAACCAACTCAAAGATGTCTTTGCCCCATCCTGTATGAGTTGCTTTGATTACGTCAACTCGCTAGCAGATTTAGTCGTTGGCTACATGGGCGCACCCTTCGGCTGGCAATGGATTGTAGTTAGAAATGACACTGGTAAGGAAATGCTGGATTTGGTGAAAGACCAGTTAGACACCCAACCAGTCATGTCTAAAGGCAACCGGAAGGAAGCTGTACAGCAAAGTATTCCCGCTTACGATAAAGGCGTTACCCTCCCAATGTGGGCAGCAAAACTCATGGGTGTGGTCATCGAAAAAATTGGCCCCAAGGGTTTAGAGTATGCGCGGTTTTCGATTGATTCTCACTTTACTCGGAATTATTTGTATGTGAAGCGAAATCATCCAGAAAAATTAGAAGCGCACGTTCCAGAGTTTGCCAAGCGTATTGTTGGGCAATATAAATTACCAGAATAAAAGAGAATCTGGGGCATTGAAGCATGGGGCATTGGGCATTAGGTTTAGTAGTCTCCCTTGTCCCCTTGTCCTTGATCGCTAACCTCTGCCATTGTCCCCCTGATAGATCAATACCGCCTTCTAGTTGTTTGCCTAAGAGGGTTTCCAAACCGTGATCGAGGTTTGGAATTACTCCAGCCAAACCAGCCTTGGCGATCACTGGGCCTGCACCACTCAACAATGTCAAAATTGTCACATACCGTAGCTCCTTTGGAACTACTTGCATCACTGTTGCCACACTCCGGCAAAATGCTTGAAATGGAGAAATTTCAATTATTTGCATATAGTTTAAAGTAGCAAATAATAACAAAATTCTCAGAGGTTGTTTGAAAAGTCTAAAAGTATACTAAAAACCTCGCTTCCATTCCTGTCTCCGAAAGGTCAAGAGGCTTTGAAACCCCCATTTCCTACAAGGAAATGGGGGTAGGAGGGTTAGGTTTGGGAGCTTTTGGTGTTAGCAATAATACTTTTCAAACATCATCTCAGTCATTTGCTGTAGTTGAGGTGTAAACGTTACTGTGGGTTAGTTGATTTTTGGAAGTTCCCATATTCTAATTCTTTGAGGTTCACAGGACGATGTATCGCTTTTTGCCTGGCAACGTATCCAAAATTAGCAAAGTCAGTAAAATAGCCATCTATTCCTAACTTAATGAACTGTTCATACTCACGAAGTGGTTGCCCGTGATAGTCAGGGGACAGAAAATATGAATCGCTGCGGAAGGTGTAAGGATGGAGTAGCAAGCCAGCATTATGAGCATCACTAACTAAGGAAGTTGGCTGTCCGAGGAACTTATCAGCATCGCTGATCTGCCCATCTCCATTAATATCAATCGGTTGACCTTGCTTATTCAATCGTGCAGAAACAGGCACAATTAGCCGTTTGTCAGGGCCAATTCCTGTTGCGTAAGTTTTAACTTGGGTCAACCCTTTAGGAGTGATGAGATTAGCGTAGGTTTGAGGAACCTTGTGGTAAATAAAGTCATAAGGAGCGCCACTGCTATCAATTAACTGAATCAGAGGAATATCGACTCCAGCAGCTGGCATGATCTTATTTTTTAATTCTTTAAGATTAGAGACTTCAAAGGATTGAATAAAAATGCGATCGCGATTGGTGTAACCGTTGGCAACCAACTGCTCAATCAGAAGTTGTGAAGTATTGACATGGATCGGAGTGCCATCTAAATATTTACCAGCTTCAGCAAAATATGTTGGGTGCTTGGTTTCGGGATAGATACCAATTTTGCGACCAGTTTTTGCTTCGCTGTGTTTGGCAAGGTTGATAACTTCATCAAAAGTAGGGATTTGGAATAGACCATTATACTTAGTATTTTGAGGACGAATACTTGGGAGGCGCTCGATTGCGCGCAGTTTCTTAATCTCAGGTAAAGTAAAATCTTCTGCAAACCAACCTGTAACACGATTTCCATCAAGGACTTTCGTTGTTAGACGTTTAGCAAATTGTGAAACATCAGCAACATTTGTTGTGGCTTCTTGGATAGTAGGTTTCCCATGAGCATCGTAAACAATATTGCCATTATTATCTGTTTTCACTGTTGCCAATAGAGGTTCGTGGCGAACAATCAGGACTCCATCTTTGGTTACTACCAAATCAGGTTCAATGTAGTCTGCACCAAATTCAATTCCTAAGTTGTGAGAACCAATCAGATCATGTCCAAAATCTCCCACCGTATGTTCTGGACGATAACCAGTTCCACCGCCGCGATGACCGATTACTATCGGAGGTTGTCCGTATAGAGTATTTAGCTTGGGAAGGTTTGGGTTGTGGCTGGCCAAGTCAATAGCGTGAACAAAATTGATACTGCCTAGAATTAGTGAAACAGATAATGCTAGAAAAAAGCAGA from Nostoc sp. UHCC 0926 includes these protein-coding regions:
- a CDS encoding glycerophosphodiester phosphodiesterase; its protein translation is MLRLKGYVLFLCFFLALSVSLILGSINFVHAIDLASHNPNLPKLNTLYGQPPIVIGHRGGGTGYRPEHTVGDFGHDLIGSHNLGIEFGADYIEPDLVVTKDGVLIVRHEPLLATVKTDNNGNIVYDAHGKPTIQEATTNVADVSQFAKRLTTKVLDGNRVTGWFAEDFTLPEIKKLRAIERLPSIRPQNTKYNGLFQIPTFDEVINLAKHSEAKTGRKIGIYPETKHPTYFAEAGKYLDGTPIHVNTSQLLIEQLVANGYTNRDRIFIQSFEVSNLKELKNKIMPAAGVDIPLIQLIDSSGAPYDFIYHKVPQTYANLITPKGLTQVKTYATGIGPDKRLIVPVSARLNKQGQPIDINGDGQISDADKFLGQPTSLVSDAHNAGLLLHPYTFRSDSYFLSPDYHGQPLREYEQFIKLGIDGYFTDFANFGYVARQKAIHRPVNLKELEYGNFQKSTNPQ